The following are encoded in a window of Jeotgalibacillus aurantiacus genomic DNA:
- the mtnA gene encoding S-methyl-5-thioribose-1-phosphate isomerase has protein sequence MTVKQDFIKPVIWEGESIKLLNQQKLPGSVEYIFLTTAEDVWDAIVELKVRGAPAIGITAAYGLALWAKNSEAETTEELLQSLKKTADYLNSARPTAVNLAWALHRLVRVAEQQSTIPSIKGKLELEAIAIQREDEETCRLIGENGYSLLPEGANVLTHCNTGAIATSKYGTALGAFYIAKERGNEIHVYATETRPVLQGARLTAWELQQADIDVTLITDNMAAHVLKTKNIDAIIVGADRITANGDTANKIGTYGLALLAKAHDIPFYIAAPLSTIDLDTATGEDIVIEERKAEEVTHLGGQRIAPEGVQVFNPSFDVTPNELITAIITEKGVIRGDYQQELQKLF, from the coding sequence ATGACAGTCAAGCAGGATTTTATTAAACCGGTCATCTGGGAAGGTGAATCAATCAAGCTGTTGAATCAGCAAAAGCTTCCTGGAAGTGTGGAATATATTTTTTTAACGACAGCAGAAGATGTATGGGATGCCATCGTTGAGCTGAAGGTACGCGGAGCTCCGGCGATTGGCATTACAGCTGCTTATGGTCTTGCGCTATGGGCGAAAAATAGTGAAGCAGAAACAACGGAAGAACTGTTACAAAGCTTAAAGAAGACGGCAGACTATCTCAACTCTGCACGCCCTACAGCGGTCAATCTTGCATGGGCGCTTCACCGGCTTGTGCGGGTGGCTGAGCAGCAGTCAACGATTCCTTCGATCAAAGGTAAACTCGAGCTTGAGGCAATTGCCATCCAGCGCGAGGACGAGGAAACGTGCCGCCTGATCGGGGAAAACGGCTATTCTCTTTTACCCGAGGGAGCCAATGTGTTAACCCACTGTAATACGGGTGCAATCGCAACCTCTAAATATGGTACAGCACTCGGCGCATTTTACATTGCAAAGGAACGTGGTAATGAAATCCACGTCTATGCGACAGAAACGAGACCCGTTTTACAGGGAGCGAGACTGACGGCATGGGAGCTTCAGCAGGCTGATATTGACGTCACGCTGATTACGGATAATATGGCTGCCCACGTGCTGAAAACGAAAAATATCGATGCGATTATTGTAGGCGCTGACCGGATTACGGCAAATGGAGATACGGCGAATAAAATCGGCACATACGGCCTTGCGCTTTTGGCAAAAGCCCACGACATTCCGTTCTACATCGCAGCACCTTTATCTACGATTGATCTGGATACAGCAACCGGAGAGGACATCGTGATTGAAGAGCGCAAAGCGGAAGAGGTTACGCATCTTGGAGGTCAGCGCATTGCCCCGGAAGGCGTTCAGGTATTTAACCCCTCGTTTGACGTCACGCCAAACGAACTGATTACTGCCATCATTACCGAAAAAGGCGTGATCAGAGGAGATTATCAGCAGGAATTACAAAAATTATTTTAA